The genomic region TGGATGCCTATTGGTAAGAACACAGAGAAGTACAGGGCAGAAGACGCACGTGGTGGGATATTATATAGCACTGAAAAGGGAGTGGACAACTGATACACCCAACATCACAGACGCATCTCACAGACATACCATGGAAGAGTGAAGCCAGGCACAGAAGGACGCAGAATGAATAAGTCTGTGGGTGAGGCAAGGTACTGGGGGGCCCTCAACTCATTCGGTGATTCCTGTGTTTCCCAGTTTGGTGCTCGGAGGGCTCCTGCTTGGGATTTGGGCTGTATAGGtgcttctttgtttttcctgtctcaggtagggctggggaggggctgctggCGGGTCTCTCACTCACATTCTGCCCCGCAATGCTAGCATGTGTCTCTCTGCAGTTTACCTGGGCTTCTGGGAAGTGGGAGATTCCTTAGAAGTTGTGATGTTGTGGCCCCCAGGTTGGGTTTTTTGCCCCATTTGTGGGTGGGATCAGTCCTTATCTTCCCGCCTCTGGTCCTGGGCTTGAGTGGCTATGTCTGTGTGTCTCGGTGTCCTCTAAAAATGCAAATCATTTCACATCCTTCTATCTGATCAGAACcgcacccccccccgccccccatggcTCTGGTCTCACTCCAAACACTGAAGTCCCTTCCCTGGTTCATAAGGTCTCACACAATCTGGTCCCCTCATTCTCTTTCTGGTctcatttctctccctctttccctccctcactTGGCCTCAGCCACTCTGCCTCTTCCCTGCTCTTTGGACAAGTtcttgcctcagggcctttgcacctgctgttcctCCTTCCTGGGACACTCTTCCCAGCAtatcctcttcctctcctccttcagCTCCCCACTAAGAGGTCACCTTCCCTGACCACTCTGTTCGAAATGACACCCTCCCAATTTTGGGGAGTCCCCAGCCATCTCACGGATGAGCCGACCAAGGCTCAGATAGGCTTAGTAACTTGTCCAGTGACCGCCAGCAGCCATTCTGTGGCTCCCAGTTTCTCTCTCCAAGAGTGGTCCTGACTTCCAactcccccgccccacccttgTGTTGCCATGGTAACCCAGTAGCCTATAAAACAGGCctcagaaaggaagggaggggtcCTCAGGGCCGCCTGCTCCCTGACCCCTATCCTGGCCACCAGCCTCAGTTCTCACATAACATCCATTTCTGTCTGAAAAAGTTCTCAGAGTCTAGCCCACAGCCTGCCCCCAACGCACACCGGTGTCCTCACGACTGAGaactgggggagggaggcagaatgTTGGCAGAACTTCCCAGAGaaggagtgagtgtgtgtgtgtgtgtgtgtgtgtgtgtgtaggaggggTAGAGGGGTGATTCTTAAAGGGCCACCGCACAATTACCCCCTCAGCAAGGCCCCTAATGATATGTCTAATTAGCAGCCCCCTAATTAGCAATGACTTGGGCATAATTACAAACCCACCAGGATCCAAAGCAAAGACTCacgctctctcctccctccctcctcatcaGCCCCTAGCTTTCAGGAGAACCCAGGGCCACCTGGGAGTCAAGAATTCATCCATAGCGTCTCACCCCCTCATTCAGGGAAGGGCCACGGCCTGGGAAGTTCTGCCTCGCATCCAACCACCTGTCCCTCCCGCCTCGGTCCTCAGGGGAAACCAGGGTCAGCCAATGGGTGTTCTGACACCCGCCCTCCTTGCCCCGAAGCTGGGCAAAGCAGCCTGGTTCAGTGGCTTTTTCTCCTGCAACACCTGGCTTCCTCTCCCTGCAGCCTTTGGAGAGGAGCGGTCAGGGAGAGAAAGCACTGGATAAACACTTGTGTGATAAGCCACCAAGAGGTCGGAGCCCTGTTACTGGGGACAGCTGGGCTGCTTCTGCTTGAGactcctgcctctgcctctctcGTTTCCCCAGCTGCCCTGAAACCTAAGCTGGGTATCCAGGGGCAAAAGGATCAGGTGGAGGCCAGGGTGGGACTCCGGAGGGCAGATGGCGGGCATCATCTGTCCCTGGGGccgtccctcccctcccttctgggCTGGTGGCCAGCTGGGTCAGTAGGGAGCGCCCCAGTTCTGCCTTGCCCCCATCTGGGGGCCTCAGAGACCTCATCTGTAGGGTGGGGACTGCAAGCTTGAGCGGGGTGGGGCGGTCAGGCTGGCAGGCCAGGTAGGACCCCCTCTAGTCGGTAAGCAGCGGGTGGTGGTCCCGAACCGCgctcagggcaggggcagggggtgccTGCTGCCTGCCCCTCGGTGGGGACACGGCCTTCTAAACACGCCCGCTTCCCACCCCTGCGTGAGCCaggtccccccaccccgcccctgcaTACGGTGTCCCCGCCGGGGGACCCCACGCAGACACACGCAGTCTTGGTGTTCAGGCTGTGTGATAGATACATCCATTGGTAAACTGACACCCGGAGGGGCTTGGTCAAGTCGCGAAGCTTCAAGTCGTGGGCAGGACAGAGGCCCGGGGCTCCTAACCTGTGCTCGATTTAACCCACCCAGAGCCCCTCATGGGCACTCACTTGAGGGCCTCACCCCATCACAGTGTGGGCTACAGGCTCAGCCCCACACCTCTcatctcccccacctcctctggGGCCCCCCTTCCCAATAGGAAAGAAGAGGATGTATCCTCAAGACTCAGAAGGGCCCTTTCCAGAGCCCCCAAGGGGCAGCAGAGAAGCTTCTGAGCTCCACCCCCTCCCCGCTGGAAGACAGGTCTGGGGCTGGCACACTGGAGAGGGATGGAGGCAAGACTGTAGGGAGGACTGGCCTGGTCCTCCTAGGACCTATTATTGCTCTGCCTGGAGCAGTGAAAGGGGCTCAGTAATCGTCCAAAGAATGAATGAGTCATGAAATGGACAGACGGCAAGAGGTACGGAAGTGAGACGGCAGGAGGGACGGGGTCCAGTCAATATGAAGAGGAATGGGAGGGTAGATTGAAGACAGGACCGATTCGGTCTCCACTACGGAGGCCACCGTTAGGCTGCGAGAATGCCTCAGGATGCCAGAAATCAGGCAGGGGCGAGCAGAGGAGCTCTGTGCTCAGGGGAGGGATGGGCGGGTGCCAACGGGGAGGATGGGGCGGGGGAGCTCGGCTGAGGAAGGGAGCGGAGTTTGGGGGACTCCGTGCCTCCGGGCGAGCCCACTCTGAGgcggtggcgggggcggggggggaggtgggggggaggtgggagatCTTCTTCCTCCAGGTCTCCCCTGGCCAGGGGCGGAGACAAAGGTGTGTAGGAGGCAGAGTTAgccagggagaggaagaggggaggaaagagagaggaacaGGGAGCAGGTGCctggagacagagatggagatgagagaggaaggggagagacaGGAAGACCCACGcggagatggagagagacagagacccaGGAAGGCTGAGAGCGTAGAGACAAGAGACCCAGGGAAACACACAGATGGCgaaagaggaaggcagggagagagaccCAGGACTGAAACAGAAAGCTGGACCAGACCCAGGCACGGAGAGAGTGAGACGGAGGGAGTCAGGGACTCAGAGAGACAGGCAGACTCGGCGGGACCGAGACCTCTGAGAGGTGTGGAGGCACAGGAAGGCGAGACCCAGACACAGGAGGGCGGGGGCGGAGGCGGAGAACGCGAGGGGCGGGGGGCTGCCCCAGACGGGGCGGGGGTGTTCGCACCCACTCAGTGCCCAGGaggcaccccctccccagcccgccACGCTCCCCGAAGCGCAGGAGGGGCTGAGGATGTTGGCTGCTGGTGGTGGCCCCCGACTCCGCGTTCGGGCCCTGGTACCCGCAATCCAGGATATGCAGCCCCCTACTCTCCATAACGGAGCCCAGGGAAAAGCGGCTCCTCGAACGCCCCCCTCCACCCGCCTGGGGTAGCTCATCCTTCCCCCCAGCTCGCCCTCCCCTCACTGGGGGTCTCTTACCTGCAGCTACAGCCTAGAGCAGGTTCCCCCAGCACTGGATTGGCAGTGGTGGGCGACTCCGCccgacagagagagagagagagagagggagagtgagagggagagagagaagagctggAGACTGAGAGGGAGAGctagggaggaggggagagagaggggataGAGGGAGGAGAGgccaggaggaggggggagggacgcgggggagggggagtcggctggagagggaggaggggggccaGGGGAGCGCGCCGGGAGGGCGGAGGAGGAGccggggagagaggggaggaggaggaggcggggagAGGGAGGCCGGCgcgggaggcaggggaggggcctgCAGAGAGGAGGGGCGGGGAAGGGGGGGTGAGGCAGCCCAAGCCTCCCACCCAGCCTCTGCGTTCAGCACCACAGGCAATGGACAGCGACggagggcgtgtgtgtgtgtgtgtgtgtgtgtgtgtgtgtgtgtgtgtgtccggggGGGCGGGGTTCTGGGGGTCATTCAGCAGCATCGTCCACggtgcccccgccccccaccaacaCAGTCTCTGATCCATACAAGGACCAAAGAGGCGAAAGAGCTACAAATAGTTTCAGGCTCCCAGAACTGGAGGGGGAGGGCAAAAATGTTTTTAGCCAGAGTCAAGATCCAAATTCACATGCCGGGCCTGCAGACAGAGCCTCACAGAGCCAGCCAGAAACAACCACAAAGGCAgccattaataataataacaatgcagCACTTATCGCGTGCCAGACATTGTTACAACATTTTTAGTAAGTGCTTGACACGTGTTGACATAACGGACCCGCCTGAAGACCCTGTGAAGGAAATGCTACtcgtcccattttacagatagggaaactgaggcacaaaatgGTAAAGTGCGCCTTCAGGTTTACCCTTCACTGCTACGCCACACACGGCCCCAGACTCAGGGGCTGGCAAGAAGTCAGGAAGTGAGTTGCAAAGGATCGGGCAGCATCGGGAACACAAACTCACAAATCCTGAAATGgagaacagacacacacacacacacacgtgcacagcCATGCACAGGCTTCACGAACCCACATCACTAGTTAAAAGCCCCCAATCCCACCTTAGGGTCCACTCCCGCCCAGGACAGGAGGTGATAGAAGATTTCTCCTCTGCAGACAGGAAGCAGGAGGCAGACCCTGCTCTGGCCAGTGGCCCATGCCCATCACCACCCGTTCTGGCTGGACACCCTCAGGCTCGCTGCCAGGAGGGAGAGAGACGACCCAGCTCCAGCTGCCTGCGATTTCCCATGCTTGGGCTTGGGCTCTGGGAGGTGAGGAGAAGTCTGGGGCAGCCAAGAATTGGTGGGCTCCAGCCTCCCGAAGACCCACCGAGGGGCACTGGTAGCCAGCCTGGTCTTCTGCGGTGCAGATGGTCAGACTGACGTGTGGACTTCCACGGCAGGAGGTGGACAGATGGCCAGAATGACTGTagtgcctgcccctccccaccaggaAGCAGGagtctcccctccccctcaacTGCCAGGGAGGAAGCAGTGCCCCATCCCCCAACCAACCTGgacccccctctcccctcccctgctcaGGAATGGGTCCCCAACCCTCTGGACAGGATTCTATTCCTGACAATATTTCTCCTGTCACCCCCGCCCTCCTCTGGTCCCTGTGATGGAGGCCTGGATTCCTTCTCTGGTGCCATGGAAGTGGCCACAGGAGGGACAATTCCTACAGCCACGGGGTCCCCTAATcccctgggcttttctttgttatatgtttttggctatgctgagtcttcattgtggtgcacaaaCTCTCGTTGccaagcatgggctctggagtgcataagctcagtagttgtggcatcgaacccatgtcccctggcaggcagattcttaaccactgggccaccaggggaggtGCCCGGCTTCCATTCTCGGGCTTTTCAATTAGGACTACCCTTAGTCCTTTCTAGCACAGTATAGCCTGGGTCCTGTCTTTCTGGGGCTCGTCTCAGTACTCCCCTGTGGGGACCTAAATTCAATCACTTTCTGTAGGGTGTTAACTTTGACCCCTGGTGTAAGATATGAAAgtagtgaaagtgtgagtcactcagtcgtgtctaactcttgtgaccccatggactgtaacccaccaggctcctctgcccatgggattctccaggcaagaatactggagtgggcaaccattcccttctccgggggaatcttcctgacccagggatcaaacctgttatctcctgcattgcaggcagattcctactgtctgagccaccagggaaggtgtgAGGTCTAGCCATAGTAACTTTTGCTAGCGTCCAACTCCAGCATTATTCACAGGGCGTCTGACCTCAGGCCCTCTGTTACAATCTGTGGCTTCCGCatgagtcttgttttttttttaatatttatttattcatttggctgggCTGTATTAGTTGCAGCATAAGAGATctttttagttacagcatgtgggatctagttccctgaccagggattgaacctgggttccctggtggctcagacagttaagcgtctgcctataatgcaggagacccagtttcaatccctgggtggggaagattccctggagaaggaaattgcaacccactccagtattcttgcctgcagaattccatagaggagcctgctgggctacagtccatggggttgcaaagagtcagatactttgtgacactgagcgacttcactttcactttcccccctgcatcagaagcatggagtcttagccactggaccaccagggaagtctcccatgACAGTCCTTTCCAGCCATATCCTTTCCTCTGAGGCTCAATCTCCTTATCATCCCACTGAGCCCTCACCCAAGATCCAGAGTTTCCCACTGGGGTCTAACCTGAGCTCATGTGCAAACGTCTAACCTCGAAGTCTTCCCATGGAGGATGAACTTCAGTCTTCCTCGGAGGGCctaacttcctttcttttctctgaaatctACACTGCAATTCCACttcagtcccactcctgggtctGACTTTGGATCCCCAGTCCCCAGAGTCCCCTCCCTCAGTTCTTCCAGGGAAATCCAGCTCCTGACATTCAGCCTGGCACATCGTGGGCCCTCGTCAAACGCTTGCCGAACAAAACGATGGAGACGAGTGTGAGTTTGGTTCCTCTGGATATAGAAATCATCGTCACTGAGCAATTCTCATGGAGGGTGAGATCATCCCATTTTCAGATGGaaacacagaggcacagagaggggagtGCGGGTCACAGGGCACGCAGGGGCAGGGTCAGAGCAGGACCCATGGCTCCATCACCCCGGGGGTGGATCTGGGGGGGGACCAGCCCCTCCTTCAGGATGTTCCCCCCACCATGTAGGTGAGTGTCCCAAGGCGTTACTGCAGACTTGGGGTGGGCAGCGAGTGGGTGCTCAGGAATCCAGGGTCTCGGCAGGCCCGGAACCCACCCTGTCCCCCATCTTCTGTGGCTGACGTCTCCTCTGCTCCACTTGACGCCGAAGCCGGGTCAGGACCAGCTCTGAGGCCTGGATCAGGCTGTGCTGTGGGGAacgagaggaggaggaaggaggcggGCAGAGGTGGGATGGAGTTGGAGGGGTACGGGTTACACCACCCCCCTCAAAGCTGGAAGCTTAGCCACGACCAGAGGTTGGAGAGAGGACCACCACGTAGGGGGTGGGAACGGGTCTCCGTGATGTGGTGAAGGTCAGACTCAGGGGCGTGGCCTTCTGTGAATTTCCAGCAGGAGGGACAAAGCCCAGCCCCAGATGTGTGGGTCTGAGGTTAGAACCTGGGgcggaggggaaggggaagaatcAAAATGAAGGGGAGCTCGAGTTACATGGGAGCAAGGACTGACCACTGAACAGAGGCTGAGGTTAGACCACGGCAGATGGGGACAAAGGTGAGACCCTGGCAGAAAAGGTTAGGCCCACAGGACCAAGAAGGAGCAGACCACAGTGGACAAGAGAGGGATGGAGCCAGACCCGGGTTGGAGGGTCTGAGGTTAGATCCTGAGACAGGGACAGAGTGCGGAGGTCACTGCGCAACAGCTTGAAACAGAACACAGCAAGAGGCTAGTGTGTGCGAGCGAGGCGGAGGGGAAGCCCCTTCCACTCTGGCCCAGCCTCAGATCCCTCCTCATCCTTCATTCCATGCACTATGGTTCAACCTCACGCCTTTTCCCTGGGGCCCGGCCTCTATCTCCATGTGGTCTAATCTGGACCATTCCCCTGATGGCAAGGCTGAAGGAAGAGGCCCCAGCAAAACCTTCAGAGGAGGCAGTAAGGTTAGACTCCAGCAGACAAGCGCTCAGGTGAGGAGCCTGGAGTCAGgccagagggagggggaaggcaAACAGCAGATAAGGAGACAGAGATACCTCGTAGCTGACGGGTGGGTGTCAGGTCACAGGGAGAAGGTCAGAGGTTATACTActctgtgcttagtagctcagttgtgttgaactctttgcgaccccatggactgtatagcctgctaggctactctgtccatgggattttttaggcaagaatactggagtgggtagccacttcctcctccagggaatcttcccagtccagggatcaaacctgtctcttgagctgtagacggattctttacctgctgagccattggggaaatcTCATCTACAGTAGTTGGAGGTTAAATAGAAAGGGATGGTTGTAGGCTGGACCTTGGACCATGGGAATGGGTTGGATGTTAAACCATAAGGGCAGTGAAGCTGATGTGGGAGGGTGAGAGGTCAAAGTACAGGAGAAGGCTGGCCATTTGACAGCAGGTCAAGGGCATGACCGCAGTGGAAAGTTCAGAGGTTAAACTATGGCAGAAAGCTGGAGACAGGCTGGAAGTGAGATCCTGAGTAGAGTGAAGCGGATCACACATGAGGAAGAGGGGGTGGCTGCAGGGGGAGGGCCGAGGTCAGGGGGCAGTGGGAGGGTGCAAATAGCTCACAGGATGGATCCAGGCTGGGGAAGGGACAGAGTCAGACAGAGCGGGGGCACAGAAGGACAGAAGTGCGGGGGGCTGAGGAAGGCCAGGGGGACGGGGGTGATGGATGCCGCAGCCAAGCCCCCTTTGCCCCTCGCTATAAGGCCCCAGCCCCTTCTCCTGGACCAAAAGGAGTCACACCCCACGCTCTGCACCCAGGAGGAGGCCTGCAGCCAAGACTGCCCCCCTTGCCCAAAGGTGGCCTCAGGCCCCAGAGCTCCCTCTCCCCTGAGGACACGCCCTCACTAAGGCGGGTGAGAAGTTCCACCTCAGGGCCCCCGGCTACCTGCAGGATGTGCACGCCCTTCAGGGAGACCACGGCCAGCTCACGCAGGCCGTCCCCGGTCAGGTCCACATGTGCCATGGCCAGCAGGGGGCTGGAGAAGCCCCGTCGCCACAGCAAGCGGAAGCCATGCTGGTCCCCGGGGAGCCCACGCCCGGGGCCACAGTACTTGTAACAGAGCAGctcctgcaggggtggggggtcagGGTCACACGGTGGGCATCGGGGTCACGGTGGCGGGGAACCAGGGTCACACAGGGGGACTGGAGTCACATGGGGGGATCAGAGTCACACAGGGTTGAGGTCACATAGGGTGGTCAGGGTCACACGGTGGGCGTCAGGGTCACGAGGGGATCAGGGTCACACAGGGGGATGGGGTCACATGGGGGTCAAGGTCACATGGGGGTCAAGGTCACACCGGGGGATCAGGGTCACATGGAgggatggggtcacacaggggaTCAGGGTCACATAGGGCTCAAGGTCACATTGAGGGGTCGGGGTCACATGGGGGGGTTGGGGTCCCACGAGGGAAGGCAAGCGTGACAGTCCCACCCCTTGGGCCCCACCTGTCCGTAGGTGGCCACCAGTACTTCCGGCTGCCCATCCAGATCGATGTCGGTGACCAGGCCACAGAGGACGCTGTCAAACTGGTCGCTGCCCGGCAGGAGAAGCTGGTCTTCGAGCCCCCGGCTCAGCAGGTCGCTGGGGGTCAGAACACAGCAAGAAGACTGGGGTCAAGTGCAGTGCCTGCCACCCTGAGCACCAGATCCTCACGTGTCAGGTCTGGAGGCTCTATTCCTGCTGAAGCCTGGACACCCTCGTCTCCAAGCTGACCATCCTCCTATGCACCTAGAGGTGCTCAAGGCATCTCCGATCCGGACACTCACACGGTCCCCTGAAGGTGGGATCATCTCACTCCCATGTGGAAACCCACACCATTCCTTCTGGTGACCCTGTCGCCTCCAGTCTGGACACCCGCATAATCCTCTGGAGCCTGAGAGCTCGGACCCAACACTGGACACCTTCACGGCCCACCAAGTATGCACAGCTGGCTTGCACTGGCTCACAGGAGCTGACTGGGACATTTTCAGAAACTCTGAGAGCGTGTTGGCATTGTGTCAGTGACTCGAAATCCCACCGTGGTGAGAGCATTGAAGTGGGCAGACGCTACAAACCAGGGCTTTCTCCCACACAGAGCCAGTGGTTAAATACCTGCAACATGTTCTGTACCCCagggagctttccaggtggtggcaggggtaaaagaacccacctgccaatgcaggtttgacccctgggggtgggaagatcccctgaaagagggcatggcaacccattccaatactgttgcctggagaatcccacggacagaggagactggcaggctacggtccatggggatcgcaaagagttggactgaataACCGAGCACACATCCCCACCCCAGATGGGGCTGGACATCTCAGTTCCCACCCCGAGGTCTCAGCACGTCTCCTACAAGTTCTAGATTTAAACACTTGGTGCTTCTCTCCCTGGGACACGGACATCTTTACCCACCCAGCCCTGAACCACCACACCCAAAGCTTTCCTTTCTGCAGAGAATGAACAGGTTAGGCCGTGGTGCAAAGGCATGGGGCCCGCCCGCCCCCATGTGCCCCTCACCGGTACACCACTGCCGGCTCCAACATGCTGGCCACCAGCACGCTGTATTCCTCCCGCTGTGGCCTGTCCTctgtctctggagaaggaacagagGTGGGGGAGGTGTGAGGGGACAGGTCCCaggtccctcctccccacccctccatacCTGAGAGGAACACAGGTTAGGCTTCTGGTAGAAAGGCTTGACGATGCGTTGGTTACAGGTGGAGGGTTAGAGGTTAGACCACGAGAGGAGGATGGAGGTCGGAGGTCAGGAGGAGGAACAGGTGTTGGATAACAGTTTAAAAAGCCCAAggttaggggacttccctggtggcccaggaattaagactgtgcttccagtgcagcagatgcaggtttgatccctggttggggaactaagaactaagatcccacatgccatgaggtgcAAAGTCAAGACAAAATTCAAGGTTAGACCACCAGGTTATATGAGAACATGGTTAGATGAGAATATGAAAGTCCTCAGATCACCGTAGGGGTATCAGGAGTAAACCACAGGAGGAGGGATGGAAGACAGACCACAGAGGTCAGACCAAGAGAAACaccaaggacttctctggtggtcctgtggttaagaatctgccttgcaatgcaggagacacaagttggggaactgagatcccacacgccacagagcaaccaagtctgagcgccgcaactagagagtttGTGCGTAGCAAGGAAAGATCCCGTATGCCACAACttagacccaacacagccaaatagagaaagaaaaagaaaaacacgaGAGATGGACAGACCAGAGTAAGAGGAACAGATCAACACGTGGAGGGAAAGGAGAGACCGCGAGTCCGGGGACAGTGCTGAGTCCATGAGAAGAATTTGGGGTCTGAATGGCAGCAAGACAAAGAATGCAAGTCCTGAGGCCCGAGACGGGGATCAGGGGAAGTGACACAGAGAGGGGTAAAGgttagagacaccaaggggaaGGTGGAAGTTCAACTCCAGGGTAAAAGGTCAGGTTAAAGGTTAGACCACCACCGGGCTAAGTAGCTGGGAGTGAAATTCAGGAgcgtggggggagggagggggcacagTAACTCCTGGGCCGGAGTGGGGCAcccaggaggaaaggaggaaggaactgTGGGAGCCGGACGTTTAGGGAGAGGGGTACAAACGTGGGTGGGGGGAGCCGAGCCCACGTCCGGAGCTCACCCTCGGGGGCCGAAAGGCTGAACACGATCACTCGGGAAATGGGGCCGTCCTGAATGATGGTCCACGTCTGCAGGACGTCTGTGTGGAGAGCGAGGACTCAGGGCCCCGCCCTCAGCACTGagtccccgcccccgccccgggccccacccccaggcctgagcgccggccccgcccccaaGGCCCCGCCCCCAACCTGGAgcgcccaccccgccccaaggCCCCACCCCCAGTCCTGAGCGCCGGCCCCACCCCCAAGGCCCCGCCCCTAAACATGTCCGGGCCCCGCCCCGTCATCACCTCGACTCTGCTGATCCACGTGGGCGACGCGGACATAACCGCTCTGACAGCCCAGAGCTGAGAGTCGCCGGGATGTGCCGGGCAGATTGTGCACGTCAAGCCACAGGACGCTGGGGGTGGACAGGTGGACAGAGAGGCCCTCGGGTCGTCACCaggtcccagcccccaccctccacctccgCCTCCCTACAAGCATCCACCCTACCCTTCCCCCCAGAAGAGCCTTGGGCCTCCGCTGGGCTTGATTTCCCTAGGGCTCAATTCCCACCACTAGGATTTCTCGGAGCCCGCCTGCCCCGGTCCCTGCTGGCCTGTCGAGGGCTCGCCTACCTACTGGTCAGGTTTGTGAGCTCTGGGAAGAGGTTTTCCACAGGCTGTTCTTCAAACTGATGCAGTCCCTCGTTCTGGGGGAACAGAGACCCACCACCCGCTTGGAGTCAGTGGCTGGTCTCACACACCGCCCCCCCccacgccccgccccccccccgacCCCAGTCCACGGTGGCTCCAGCAGGGCTGCCTACCACGCCTCCTCCACCTCACCTCCTTGTACAGATGAATGGCTGGGTCATTCCCACTCAGGAGAAACACGGTCTCCAG from Bos javanicus breed banteng chromosome 18, ARS-OSU_banteng_1.0, whole genome shotgun sequence harbors:
- the KPTN gene encoding KICSTOR complex protein kaptin isoform X2, producing MMGEAAMAAGPCPLREDSFTRFSSQSNVYGLAGGAGGRGELLAATLKGKVLGFRYQDLRQKIRPVAKELQFNYIPVDAEIVSIDTFNKSPPKRGLVVGITFIKDSGDKGSPFLNIYCDYEPGSEYNLDSIAQSCLNLELQFTPFQLCHAEVQVGDQLETVFLLSGNDPAIHLYKENEGLHQFEEQPVENLFPELTNLTSSVLWLDVHNLPGTSRRLSALGCQSGYVRVAHVDQQSRDVLQTWTIIQDGPISRVIVFSLSAPEETEDRPQREEYSVLVASMLEPAVVYRDLLSRGLEDQLLLPGSDQFDSVLCGLVTDIDLDGQPEVLVATYGQELLCYKYCGPGRGLPGDQHGFRLLWRRGFSSPLLAMAHVDLTGDGLRELAVVSLKGVHILQHSLIQASELVLTRLRRQVEQRRRQPQKMGDRVGSGPAETLDS
- the KPTN gene encoding KICSTOR complex protein kaptin isoform X1 translates to MMGEAAMAAGPCPLREDSFTRFSSQSNVYGLAGGAGGRGELLAATLKGKVLGFRYQDLRQKIRPVAKELQFNYIPVDAEIVSIDTFNKSPPKRGLVVGITFIKDSGDKGSPFLNIYCDYEPGSEYNLDSIAQSCLNLELQFTPFQLCHAEVQVGDQLETVFLLSGNDPAIHLYKENEGLHQFEEQPVENLFPELTNLTSSVLWLDVHNLPGTSRRLSALGCQSGYVRVAHVDQQSRDVLQTWTIIQDGPISRVIVFSLSAPEETEDRPQREEYSVLVASMLEPAVVYRDLLSRGLEDQLLLPGSDQFDSVLCGLVTDIDLDGQPEVLVATYGQELLCYKYCGPGRGLPGDQHGFRLLWRRGFSSPLLAMAHVDLTGDGLRELAVVSLKGVHILQPDPGLRAGPDPASASSGAEETSATEDGGQGGFRACRDPGFLSTHSLPTPSLQ